One Diceros bicornis minor isolate mBicDic1 chromosome 27, mDicBic1.mat.cur, whole genome shotgun sequence genomic region harbors:
- the CLDN14 gene encoding claudin-14, whose protein sequence is MANTAVQLLGFVLSFLGLVGTLITTILPHWRRTAHVGTNILTAVSYLKGLWMECVWHSTGIYQCQIYRSLLALPRDLQAARALMVISCLLSGLACACAVVGMKCTRCAKGTPAKTTFAVLGGALFILAGLLCMVAVSWTTNDVVQNFYNPLLPSGMKFELGQALYLGFIASSLSLIGGTLLCLSCQDEAPSRPYPPRPAAATAPAYRPPDAYKDNRAPSATSASHSGYRLNDYV, encoded by the coding sequence ATGGCCAACACGGCCGTGCAGCTCCTGGGCTTCGTGCTCAGCTTCCTGGGCCTGGTGGGGACGCTGATCACCACCATCCTACCGCACTGGCGCAGGACGGCGCACGTGGGCACCAACATCCTGACGGCCGTGTCCTACCTGAAGGGGCTGTGGATGGAGTGCGTGTGGCACAGCACGGGCATCTACCAGTGCCAGATCTACCGCTCGCTGCTGGCGCTGCCCCGCGACCTGCAGGCGGCCCGGGCGCTCATGGTCATCTCCTGCCTGCTCTCGGGCCTGGCCTGCGCCTGCGCCGTGGTGGGCATGAAGTGCACGCGCTGCGCCAAGGGCACGCCCGCCAAGACCACCTTCGCGGTGCTGGGCGGCGCGCTCTTCATCCTGGCCGGCCTCCTGTGCATGGTGGCCGTCTCCTGGACCACCAACGACGTGGTGCAGAACTTCTACAACCCGCTGCTGCCCAGCGGCATGAAGTTCGAGCTGGGGCAGGCCCTGTACCTCGGCTTCATCGCCTCGTCCCTCTCGCTCATCGGCGGCACGCTGCTCTGCCTGTCCTGCCAGGACGAGGCGCCCTCCAGGCCCTACCCGCCCAGGCCCGCCGCGGCCACGGCGCCCGCCTACCGGCCGCCCGACGCCTACAAGGACAACCGAGCCCCCTCGGCCACCTCGGCCTCGCACAGCGGGTACAGGCTGAACGACTACGTGTGa